In Fusarium fujikuroi IMI 58289 draft genome, chromosome FFUJ_chr08, one genomic interval encodes:
- a CDS encoding putative HOL1-like protein, protein MSRKVAPAPPDFTTPPGTVRLIGEDGIAETPQLVKQPMPTDDPNDPLNWSRARKSMNFIPILAVTVIIFTHELPCLSTKLRATNHDRTSLPLIFWVLWNQEFGWSYGQLNNANALNYVGTTVGSVKYGRRSMYLLTTAIIFAMAIWSARMKTLTELYISQLIFGLASATNESIVEMTDHTDWRQIADLYFVHQRGSANGLYMVMVMIGSFLSPVIAGYMAANGNWRLCYWITTAVDGALLLYFCFFFEESKYIPHLEAQQLSSEVPTPIAVTKKDNISETQTGEMSTCVTLEPSNAPLHRINSDIPLLTWRQRMRLVTKTDESLLGIVRTAVVILFRFPAVMYTALTYAFCLCWISAQASIISIVFTQPPYNFGTVGVGNMSLGVFIGCILGSAYGAISDRAILWFTRKNYGYYEPEMRLQLNHFPAVCMSGGFVMFGITAAKGMHWIYPSIGSAIFGFGLGGLSDVALCVTIDSYQAITGEAFIGVAFMRNAFSIAISFALVPWLDAQGLQNMTIVMGLWALAMAFLHVPMMIWGKRIREKTETSYKRMATGTRV, encoded by the exons ATGTCCAGAAAAGTAGCACCAGCTCCGCCAGACTTCACGACACCGCCGGGAACTGTGCGGTTGATCGGTG AGGATGGTATTGCCGAAACGCCTCAATTGGTGAAGCAGCCGATGCCGACTGACGACCCCAACGATCCTCTG AACTGGTCGCGTGCTCGGAAATCCATGAACTTTATCCCCATTCTCGCAGTCACGGTAATCATCTTTACCCA TGAGCTACCATGCCTTTCGACCAAGCTACGAGCCACTAACCATGACAGAACTTCCTTACCACTGATCTTCTGGGTCCTCTGGAACCAAGAGTTCGGATGGTCGTACGGCCAGCTCAACAACGCTAATGCCCTGAACTATGTCGGAACCACTGTGGGCT CGGTGAAGTACGGACGTCGATCAATGTATCTGCTTACGACGGCCATCATCTTTGCCATGGCCATCTGGTCGGCGCGTATGAAGACCCTGACAGAACTATACATATCACAGTTGATCTTTGGACTGGCTAGTGCGACCAATGAGAGTATTGTCGAGATGACG GACCACACTGACTGGCGCCAGATTGCGGATTTGTATTTCGTTCATCAACGCGGTAGTGCGAATGGCCTATACATGGTCATGGTTATGATTGGT AGCTTTCTGAGCCCCGTGATTGCAGGCTATATGGCCGCGAATGGAAACTGGCGGCTCTGCTACTGGATCACCACGGCGGTTGACGGTGCTCTACTACTAtacttctgtttcttcttcgagGAAAGCAAGTATATACCGCATCTCGAGGCTCAACAACTGTCCTCCGAGGTTCCAACTCCTATTGCGGTGACGAAGAAGGACAACATCTCGGAAACACAGACAGGCGAAATGAGCACGTGTGTCACCTTGGAACCATCGAATGCCCCGTTACATCGAATCAACTCTGATATCCCGCTTCTCACGTGGCGTCAACGCATGCGCCTTGTCACAAAAACTGACGAAAGCCTACTTGGCATTGTCCGGACCGCTGTGGTTATCTTATTCCGCTTCCCAGCTGTCATGTACACGGCCCTCACATATGCCTTTTGCCTCTGTTGGATTTCCGCTCAAGCGTCGATTATTTCCATCGTTTTCACGCAGCCACCTTACAACTTCGGTACCGTTGGGGTAGGAAACATGAGTTTGGGAGTGTTTATCGGCTGCATCTTGGGCTCGGCCTACGGTGCGATTTCTGATCGAGCTATTCTTTGGTTCACAAGAAAGAACTACGGATATTACGAACCGGAAATGCGACTCCAACTGAACCACTTCCCAGCAGTCTGTATGAGTGGTGGTTTTGTGATGTTCGGTATTACTGCAGCAAAG GGCATGCATTGGATATATCCAAGTATTGGTAGCGccatctttggctttggtcttggtggtctgAGCGACGTTGCGCTTTGCGTGACTATCGATAGCTACCAAGCG ATTACTGGAGAAGCATTCATCGGCGTCGCTTTTATGCGTAATGCTTTCAGCATCGCCATTTCGTTTGCGCTTGTTCCATGGCTTGATGCTCAAGGGCTGCAGAATATGACAATTGTCATGGGCTT